The Methanoculleus thermophilus genome includes a window with the following:
- the mcrG gene encoding coenzyme-B sulfoethylthiotransferase subunit gamma produces the protein MAYTPQYGPGTSIVAENRRKQMNPNHKLEKVRSVTDEDIVLILGHRAPGSAYPSAHPPLAEQQEPDCPMRKLVKPTEGAKAGDRIRYIQFADSMFNAPSQPYQRTYAEMYRFRGIDPGTLSGRQIVECRERDLEKYAKELIETEMFDPARVGIRGATVHGHSLRLAEDGMMFDALQRCVLGEDGVVRYVKNQIGEPLDREVAVGKPMDENWLKAHTTIFHSLVGTAFRDDAEYIEYVQRIHSLRTKYGFMPKEE, from the coding sequence ATGGCATACACGCCCCAGTATGGTCCAGGGACATCGATCGTCGCCGAAAACCGGCGCAAGCAGATGAACCCCAACCACAAGCTTGAGAAGGTTCGTTCCGTAACTGATGAGGACATCGTGCTGATCCTCGGCCACCGCGCCCCCGGATCGGCGTACCCGAGCGCCCACCCGCCGCTTGCCGAGCAGCAGGAGCCCGACTGCCCCATGCGCAAGCTCGTCAAGCCCACCGAGGGTGCGAAGGCAGGCGACCGGATTCGTTACATCCAGTTTGCAGACTCGATGTTCAACGCCCCCTCGCAGCCCTACCAGCGGACCTACGCCGAGATGTACCGCTTCCGCGGTATCGACCCCGGTACGCTCTCCGGCCGTCAGATCGTCGAGTGCCGTGAGCGTGACCTCGAGAAGTACGCAAAGGAACTCATCGAGACCGAGATGTTCGACCCCGCCCGTGTCGGCATCCGTGGTGCGACCGTGCACGGTCACTCGCTCCGTCTCGCAGAAGACGGCATGATGTTCGACGCCCTCCAGCGCTGCGTCCTTGGCGAGGACGGAGTCGTCCGCTACGTCAAGAACCAGATCGGCGAGCCCCTCGACCGTGAGGTTGCCGTCGGCAAGCCCATGGACGAGAACTGGCTCAAGGCCCACACGACGATCTTCCACTCGCTTGTCGGAACCGCCTTCCGTGACGACGCCGAATACATCGAATACGTCCAGCGCATCCACTCGCTGCGGACAAAATACGGCTTCATGCCGAAAGAGGAGTGA
- the mcrD gene encoding methyl-coenzyme M reductase operon protein D, giving the protein MMNAAFPQVRIVPLRMLKPETAERLLNMLTGIAGIRRMVVHGPGLPKTVPYGPARGSPNPHSDRRVIQVGDAQVALRVQVGEIILEVENPSVIDEIRTLCDGFFVGFPYQLQEGRFMKSAPTLVDYAKYGPDADQTLIGLTDPRSKECPVIIRPQR; this is encoded by the coding sequence ATGATGAACGCCGCATTTCCACAGGTCAGGATCGTGCCGCTCAGGATGCTCAAGCCTGAGACTGCCGAACGCCTGCTCAATATGCTCACCGGCATTGCCGGCATCCGCCGGATGGTGGTCCACGGCCCCGGCCTGCCGAAGACGGTCCCGTATGGGCCGGCACGAGGAAGCCCGAATCCGCATTCGGATCGCAGGGTGATCCAGGTCGGCGACGCTCAAGTCGCGCTCCGTGTCCAGGTTGGGGAGATCATCCTGGAGGTCGAGAATCCCTCTGTCATCGATGAGATCCGGACGCTCTGCGACGGTTTCTTTGTGGGATTCCCCTACCAGCTCCAGGAAGGCAGGTTCATGAAATCGGCCCCGACGCTTGTTGACTACGCGAAGTACGGTCCTGATGCTGATCAAACTCTCATCGGCCTTACGGACCCCCGCAGCAAGGAATGCCCGGTGATTATCCGGCCGCAACGGTGA
- the mcrB gene encoding coenzyme-B sulfoethylthiotransferase subunit beta translates to MAKYTETIDLYSDDGKLLKSGVTLDRISPLVNPATSKIIDLTKRTISVNLGGIQEALKTGKLGKGKIKGRELDLPIMENKDAIVAKIKEMVQVEEGDDTKILEFNGGKLLLVEVPSKRLINAATYDAAITSVAAATTFAIVDQFNIDAFNASTVKAACWGSYPHTQDMEGALVTSILTIPQNNEGIGYALRNIPVNHVVMMTGRNALQGAALASTFETAGVFEMGSAIGPFERAQLLAYAYQGLNANNLVYDLVKANGETGTVGTVVQSLVERAIEDRVITPGKKGSYFQFYDTKDPMLWNAYAAAGTMAATIVNCGAGRFAQAVSATLLYFNDLLEHETGLPSTDYGRVMGTAVGFSFFSHSIYGGGGPGIFNGNHVVTRHANGVAIPCVVAAAALDAGTQMFSPESTSKLFAETYGKIDVFNKPINQIANGA, encoded by the coding sequence ATGGCTAAATACACGGAAACAATCGACCTCTATTCTGATGATGGGAAGCTGCTCAAGAGCGGCGTCACCCTCGACAGAATCAGCCCGCTGGTTAACCCGGCCACAAGTAAGATCATCGACCTGACCAAGAGAACGATCAGCGTCAACCTCGGAGGCATCCAGGAAGCGCTCAAGACCGGAAAGCTTGGGAAGGGCAAGATCAAGGGAAGAGAACTCGATCTCCCCATCATGGAGAACAAGGACGCCATCGTCGCCAAGATCAAGGAGATGGTCCAGGTTGAGGAGGGCGACGACACCAAGATCCTGGAGTTCAACGGCGGCAAGCTCCTGCTCGTTGAGGTTCCGTCGAAGCGCCTGATCAACGCGGCAACGTACGATGCTGCAATCACCTCAGTCGCAGCCGCGACCACGTTCGCGATCGTCGACCAGTTCAACATCGACGCCTTCAACGCATCCACTGTCAAGGCAGCCTGTTGGGGCAGCTACCCCCACACCCAGGACATGGAAGGCGCACTCGTCACGTCGATCCTGACCATCCCCCAGAACAACGAGGGTATCGGTTACGCGCTCCGGAACATCCCGGTCAACCACGTCGTCATGATGACCGGCAGGAATGCCCTGCAGGGTGCCGCACTCGCGTCCACCTTCGAGACCGCTGGTGTCTTCGAGATGGGATCCGCCATCGGACCGTTCGAGCGTGCCCAGCTGCTCGCCTACGCCTACCAGGGCCTGAACGCGAACAACCTGGTCTACGACCTCGTCAAGGCAAACGGTGAGACCGGAACCGTCGGTACCGTTGTCCAGAGCCTGGTCGAGCGGGCCATCGAGGACAGGGTCATCACTCCGGGCAAGAAGGGCAGCTACTTCCAGTTCTACGACACGAAGGACCCGATGCTCTGGAACGCCTACGCTGCTGCAGGAACCATGGCGGCCACCATCGTCAACTGTGGTGCCGGACGGTTCGCCCAGGCAGTCTCCGCGACGCTCCTGTACTTCAACGACCTGCTTGAGCACGAGACCGGTCTCCCGAGCACCGACTACGGCCGTGTCATGGGTACTGCCGTCGGATTCTCGTTCTTCAGCCACTCGATCTACGGTGGTGGCGGCCCCGGTATCTTCAACGGCAACCACGTCGTGACCAGGCACGCAAATGGCGTAGCTATTCCGTGTGTGGTCGCTGCGGCAGCGCTCGACGCAGGAACCCAGATGTTCTCGCCTGAGAGCACCTCGAAGCTCTTCGCCGAGACCTATGGTAAGATCGACGTCTTCAACAAGCCGATCAACCAGATCGCAAACGGAGCCTGA
- a CDS encoding molybdopterin dinucleotide binding domain-containing protein, producing the protein MANKITLNMITQRSVEEGVAMEKGKTTPEYFEACSIIEMHDDDVKALGLVPNQLVRVTSECGSVVVKVVKGRQGLYPGLAFMPQGVWSNQIVPPRTQATGEPQYSGFPVTVEPANGERRKSALELVQGAVGMWRGDQ; encoded by the coding sequence ATGGCGAACAAGATTACATTGAACATGATAACACAGCGCTCCGTCGAAGAAGGCGTCGCGATGGAAAAGGGCAAAACGACCCCGGAATACTTCGAGGCCTGCTCGATAATCGAGATGCACGATGACGATGTTAAAGCGCTGGGCCTCGTCCCGAACCAACTTGTACGGGTGACAAGCGAGTGCGGAAGTGTGGTCGTCAAGGTCGTCAAAGGACGACAGGGACTCTATCCCGGCCTTGCTTTCATGCCACAGGGTGTCTGGTCAAACCAGATTGTTCCTCCGCGGACCCAGGCGACGGGAGAGCCCCAGTACAGCGGTTTCCCTGTGACGGTTGAGCCAGCCAACGGAGAACGACGCAAGAGCGCACTCGAACTTGTCCAGGGGGCTGTCGGGATGTGGAGAGGTGATCAATAA
- a CDS encoding formylmethanofuran dehydrogenase subunit B — protein MPKKIENVGCPYCGVCCDDLVVTVSDDGKKILEVENACAIGNQIFHHATGSERVTRPRLRQPDGTYKEISYDEAIDYAARVLYNAKKPLIYGFGSTNCEGMAAAAKVAEKAGAVLDNCASICHGSSFLAIFDNGYPSCTLGETKNRADVVVYWGANPAHAHPRHMSRYSIFPRGFFTGKGQKSRKIIVVDPRHTDTAQVADIYLQVKQGHDYELFNAFRTALRGHEIPEEVAGIKREKILEVAEIMKKARFGTIFYGMGLCHSDGRNHNVDIAISLTRDLNDYTKWTIMAMRGHYNIAGPGVVWSWQYGFPYCLDLTKDVAHMNPGETSSIDLAMRDEVDAFFNVATDAAAHFPIEAVKHLRKHPWITIDPNICMASEISDLHIPVGIVGVEVPGIVYRMDNVPIQYRKVIDPPEGVISDEELFERIYKRLCELEAEEAAKGKAKTTPVGVHAEE, from the coding sequence ATGCCAAAGAAGATTGAGAACGTCGGATGCCCATACTGTGGTGTCTGCTGTGACGACCTTGTTGTGACTGTATCAGACGACGGAAAGAAGATTCTCGAGGTGGAGAACGCCTGTGCCATCGGCAACCAGATCTTCCACCATGCAACCGGGAGTGAGAGGGTTACACGGCCCCGTCTCCGCCAGCCCGACGGCACCTACAAGGAGATCTCCTACGACGAGGCGATCGACTACGCGGCAAGGGTGCTCTACAACGCAAAGAAACCGTTGATCTATGGGTTCGGCTCGACCAATTGTGAGGGAATGGCCGCTGCAGCCAAGGTCGCCGAGAAGGCTGGAGCCGTGCTCGATAACTGCGCCTCCATCTGTCATGGAAGTTCGTTTTTAGCTATATTCGACAACGGCTACCCGAGCTGCACCCTCGGTGAGACGAAGAACCGGGCAGACGTCGTCGTCTACTGGGGAGCCAACCCAGCCCACGCCCACCCGCGGCACATGTCCCGCTACTCGATCTTCCCCCGCGGATTCTTCACCGGGAAGGGTCAGAAGAGCCGCAAGATCATCGTCGTCGATCCGAGGCACACCGACACCGCCCAGGTGGCCGATATCTACCTGCAGGTGAAGCAGGGACACGACTACGAACTCTTCAATGCATTCCGTACCGCGCTCCGCGGTCACGAGATCCCCGAGGAGGTTGCCGGAATCAAGCGTGAGAAGATCCTCGAAGTCGCCGAGATCATGAAGAAGGCCCGGTTCGGCACGATCTTCTATGGTATGGGACTCTGCCACTCCGACGGCCGGAACCACAACGTGGACATTGCCATCAGCCTGACCCGTGACTTAAACGACTACACCAAGTGGACGATCATGGCGATGCGGGGACACTACAACATCGCCGGACCGGGAGTGGTCTGGTCATGGCAGTATGGGTTCCCCTATTGTCTGGACCTGACAAAGGATGTCGCCCACATGAACCCCGGCGAGACGAGCTCCATCGACCTGGCGATGCGCGACGAGGTTGACGCCTTCTTCAACGTCGCAACCGATGCCGCAGCTCACTTCCCGATCGAGGCTGTCAAGCACTTGAGGAAGCACCCCTGGATCACCATCGACCCGAACATCTGCATGGCAAGCGAGATCTCCGACCTCCACATCCCGGTAGGGATTGTCGGAGTCGAGGTCCCGGGCATCGTCTATCGGATGGACAACGTCCCGATCCAGTACCGTAAGGTCATCGATCCGCCCGAGGGCGTCATCAGCGACGAAGAACTCTTCGAGCGGATCTACAAGAGGCTCTGCGAACTCGAAGCCGAAGAGGCTGCAAAAGGAAAGGCAAAGACCACCCCGGTTGGTGTCCACGCGGAGGAGTGA
- a CDS encoding formylmethanofuran dehydrogenase subunit A, which yields MSELLIKNGFVFDPLQGIKGDRMDIAVKDGKIVEPGTLKNPKVIDAAGMTVMAGGVDIHSHVVGPKVNTGRLFRPEDKLFKSPHRKCSRMEMGFSVPSTFKTGYDYARMGYAFVNEAAMPPLHSPHIHEEIRDTPIIDNAALPVFGNNWFTLEYLKNNEVENNAAYTAWLLRATRGFGIKVVNPGGSEAWGWGLNCTHIHDPVPYFDVTPAQIIKGLIETNEHLGLPHSVHLHCNNLGNPGNYLDTLESMKIAEGYTPKNNFGRKQVMHLTHLQFHSYGGDSWKNFESKSKEIMDYVNAHDNITIDIGQVTLDETTTMTADGPFEHHLRALNNLKWANVDVELETAAGVVPYIYSPKVKVCTIQWAVGLELALLSKDLMRTFLTTDHPNAGPFTRYPRVITWLMSRAARDATMKTFKWLDQTIAATSIDSIDRELTLYEIAQMTRAGPARALGISNIYGGLAPGMDADIAIYALNPEDMPSDPAAIEKAFSRCAWVVKDGVVTVQDGEIVAEPAKRTIWVDVKVPENAQVQRDIYEHFLKHYSVKLDNYPLFEEHIHNPRVIEVNATE from the coding sequence ATGAGCGAACTCTTAATCAAGAACGGATTCGTTTTCGATCCGCTGCAGGGTATCAAGGGCGACCGGATGGATATTGCGGTCAAGGACGGCAAGATCGTCGAACCCGGGACCCTCAAGAACCCAAAAGTCATCGATGCCGCCGGCATGACCGTGATGGCTGGCGGCGTGGATATCCACTCCCACGTAGTCGGACCGAAGGTGAACACCGGCCGGCTCTTCCGTCCGGAGGACAAACTCTTCAAGAGCCCTCACAGAAAGTGCAGCCGGATGGAAATGGGCTTCTCCGTCCCCTCGACGTTCAAAACAGGCTATGACTATGCACGTATGGGATACGCCTTCGTCAACGAGGCGGCAATGCCCCCGCTCCACTCGCCGCACATTCACGAAGAGATCCGGGATACCCCGATCATCGACAATGCCGCGCTGCCGGTCTTCGGAAACAACTGGTTCACTCTCGAGTACCTCAAGAACAACGAGGTCGAGAACAACGCTGCATACACTGCCTGGCTTCTCCGGGCAACCCGGGGATTCGGTATCAAGGTCGTCAACCCCGGCGGCTCCGAAGCCTGGGGATGGGGACTGAACTGCACCCATATCCATGACCCGGTCCCGTACTTCGATGTCACCCCGGCCCAGATCATAAAGGGCCTCATCGAGACGAACGAGCACCTCGGCCTTCCCCACTCGGTGCACCTGCACTGCAACAACCTCGGAAACCCCGGCAACTATCTCGATACACTCGAATCGATGAAAATCGCCGAGGGCTACACCCCGAAGAACAACTTCGGCCGCAAGCAGGTGATGCACCTCACTCACCTCCAGTTCCACTCCTACGGTGGCGACTCCTGGAAGAACTTCGAGTCCAAGTCTAAGGAGATCATGGACTACGTGAACGCTCACGACAACATCACCATCGATATCGGCCAGGTGACGCTCGACGAGACCACGACCATGACCGCCGACGGGCCGTTCGAGCACCACCTGCGTGCCTTAAACAACCTGAAGTGGGCTAACGTGGACGTAGAACTCGAGACCGCAGCAGGTGTTGTCCCATACATCTACAGCCCGAAGGTCAAGGTCTGTACCATCCAGTGGGCCGTCGGCCTGGAGCTGGCCCTCTTATCGAAGGACCTGATGCGGACGTTCCTCACCACCGACCACCCGAACGCCGGGCCGTTCACCCGCTATCCGCGCGTCATCACCTGGCTGATGAGCAGGGCTGCACGTGACGCGACCATGAAGACGTTCAAGTGGCTGGACCAGACGATCGCGGCAACCTCGATCGACAGTATCGACCGGGAACTCACGCTCTACGAGATCGCCCAGATGACCCGTGCAGGGCCGGCAAGGGCGCTCGGTATCAGCAACATCTACGGTGGGCTCGCCCCCGGCATGGATGCCGATATCGCCATCTACGCCCTCAACCCCGAAGACATGCCCTCGGATCCGGCAGCCATCGAGAAAGCCTTCTCGCGGTGCGCCTGGGTCGTTAAAGATGGCGTCGTGACCGTCCAGGACGGCGAGATTGTTGCGGAACCCGCAAAGCGGACAATCTGGGTCGACGTGAAGGTCCCGGAGAACGCGCAGGTACAGAGGGACATTTATGAGCACTTCCTCAAGCACTACAGCGTCAAACTCGACAACTACCCGCTCTTCGAGGAACACATCCACAACCCGCGGGTGATCGAGGTCAACGCGACAGAGTGA
- a CDS encoding formylmethanofuran dehydrogenase subunit C yields the protein MKTVTLTMTNPPELYLEGQSITPDNFAGKKAADIAALDVWEGKQKSPLGKYFTVEGDGGATAAETKIVLRGDCSRVKRIGQQMTAGEIVIEGSADMYIGGWMKGGKIHVKGNVDSFCGIGMEGGELIIDGNAGHHLGASPRGEWRGMQGGLIRVAGNVGNDTATFINGGTIIVGGDADIHVCTHGEGGTVIIKGNAKGRVGGQMVKGDVYVFGTIENPLPGFKRVGEVEQEVDGVKARFAHYIGDLGERHPVSKGQTVYANLYTRL from the coding sequence ATGAAGACAGTAACTCTTACCATGACCAACCCCCCCGAATTGTACCTCGAGGGGCAGAGCATCACCCCAGACAACTTTGCAGGCAAGAAGGCTGCTGATATCGCTGCTCTCGATGTCTGGGAGGGCAAACAGAAGAGTCCGCTCGGAAAGTACTTCACCGTGGAGGGCGATGGCGGGGCAACGGCAGCCGAGACGAAGATCGTCCTCCGTGGAGACTGCTCCCGGGTCAAGAGGATCGGCCAGCAGATGACCGCCGGCGAGATCGTCATCGAAGGCAGCGCCGACATGTATATCGGCGGCTGGATGAAAGGCGGCAAGATCCATGTGAAAGGAAACGTCGACTCGTTCTGCGGCATAGGGATGGAAGGCGGCGAGCTCATCATCGATGGGAACGCCGGACACCACCTGGGCGCATCACCCCGCGGTGAATGGCGCGGCATGCAGGGCGGGCTGATCCGGGTCGCCGGAAACGTCGGAAACGACACCGCCACGTTCATCAATGGCGGGACGATCATCGTCGGCGGGGACGCGGACATTCACGTCTGCACTCACGGCGAGGGCGGCACCGTCATTATCAAGGGCAACGCCAAAGGCCGTGTCGGCGGGCAGATGGTGAAGGGCGACGTCTACGTCTTCGGGACGATCGAGAACCCGCTCCCCGGCTTCAAGCGGGTCGGCGAGGTGGAGCAGGAAGTCGATGGTGTGAAGGCCCGTTTCGCCCACTACATCGGCGACCTCGGCGAGCGCCACCCCGTCTCCAAGGGCCAGACGGTGTATGCAAACCTCTACACCAGACTCTAA
- a CDS encoding molybdopterin-binding protein, with translation MVRQHLVLTPLAKVREMMRSVFPVPNRTIRVPVAEAAGRITAGPVYSRLTHPIRDISARDGFAVRSRETAGASGTNPVRLTDPYWVNTGNAIPPGYDAVVMVEDVIAEGDALSTGKAVSPGEHIHPAGSEIREGEMILPAGHWIRPCDIGALLTYGITTVDAKEVRIGLIPTGSELVPAGEVPGPGQVIESNTAGAAVLLGETGATCTRYEITRDDPHLLRAAIERGVRENDLLIVSAGSSAGRRDFTARIIDDLGEVLVHGIAMKPGTPSILGRIDDKPVIGVPGYPIAAMTAVRELAFPLLAEWGFRTRSPETLRARLVGRVTSDPGYDEFLLLAISRAGNRYIATPLPRKSHTQMVMVRGNAYLHIPAGVGCIEEETEVEVTLTGPCWTIREARSPPT, from the coding sequence ATGGTGAGGCAGCACCTCGTACTCACGCCGCTTGCAAAGGTCCGGGAGATGATGCGGTCCGTCTTCCCTGTCCCGAATCGGACGATCCGGGTTCCCGTTGCCGAAGCGGCCGGACGGATAACGGCAGGACCGGTCTATTCAAGATTGACCCACCCCATAAGGGACATCTCGGCAAGAGACGGTTTTGCCGTCAGGAGCAGGGAGACCGCCGGCGCGAGCGGAACGAACCCGGTACGGCTCACGGATCCGTACTGGGTGAACACCGGGAACGCGATCCCTCCCGGTTACGATGCCGTCGTCATGGTCGAGGACGTCATCGCGGAAGGGGATGCCTTGAGCACGGGAAAAGCAGTCTCCCCGGGCGAGCACATCCACCCTGCCGGCAGCGAGATCCGGGAGGGTGAGATGATCCTTCCTGCCGGGCACTGGATACGCCCATGCGATATCGGGGCGCTCCTCACGTATGGGATAACGACCGTGGACGCCAAAGAGGTGAGAATCGGCCTCATCCCGACGGGGAGTGAACTGGTTCCGGCGGGCGAAGTCCCGGGGCCGGGGCAGGTGATCGAGAGCAACACCGCCGGTGCGGCGGTACTCCTCGGCGAGACGGGCGCCACCTGCACCCGCTACGAGATCACCCGCGATGACCCCCACCTGCTCAGAGCGGCGATCGAGAGAGGCGTTCGGGAGAACGACCTCCTCATAGTCTCGGCAGGCTCATCGGCGGGGAGGAGAGACTTCACCGCCAGGATCATCGATGATCTCGGCGAGGTGCTCGTCCACGGCATCGCGATGAAGCCGGGAACTCCGTCCATCCTCGGGCGGATCGACGACAAACCGGTCATCGGGGTCCCGGGGTATCCGATCGCCGCGATGACTGCTGTGCGAGAACTTGCCTTCCCGCTACTCGCCGAATGGGGGTTCCGTACTCGATCCCCGGAGACCCTACGCGCCCGACTCGTCGGGAGAGTCACGTCGGACCCCGGCTATGACGAGTTTCTCCTCCTCGCCATCTCCAGGGCAGGCAACCGGTACATCGCGACCCCCCTGCCGAGGAAGAGCCACACGCAGATGGTGATGGTACGAGGGAACGCCTATCTGCATATTCCTGCCGGGGTTGGATGCATCGAGGAGGAGACCGAGGTCGAGGTCACGCTGACGGGGCCATGCTGGACGATCCGCGAGGCAAGATCCCCGCCGACGTGA
- a CDS encoding ribonuclease III family protein yields the protein MRALLAHPPFGITGISDAAFPLYDQALTHRSYIGNEYPVAAVGDNERLEFLGNYVLDFVIANHLYSEYDLPPGEMNRRLQVTRNTKLAEIVLQRGLGIDRVIRRRGQALTDSIIADAFEALIGAIYLDRGLDAVREVILTIFEDEIAECDGRRNYRGRLQECVARENLGELEYAFSQTGPGSCPVWTARVTVGGIPLGEGKGRTKQGAAMLAAKEALKRLGKE from the coding sequence GTGCGTGCACTCCTTGCCCATCCACCGTTCGGGATCACCGGGATCTCCGATGCCGCCTTTCCTCTCTATGATCAGGCATTGACCCACCGGTCGTATATCGGCAACGAGTACCCGGTGGCAGCGGTTGGAGATAATGAGCGGCTCGAGTTCCTGGGAAACTACGTCCTCGACTTCGTCATCGCCAACCACCTTTATAGCGAGTATGACCTTCCGCCCGGCGAGATGAACCGAAGGCTCCAGGTGACGAGGAATACGAAACTCGCCGAGATCGTGCTTCAACGGGGCCTCGGGATCGATCGCGTTATCAGACGGCGGGGGCAGGCATTGACGGACTCCATCATTGCAGACGCATTTGAGGCCCTGATAGGCGCAATCTACCTCGACCGGGGCCTTGATGCGGTCCGCGAGGTCATACTCACGATCTTTGAAGACGAGATCGCAGAGTGTGACGGACGCCGGAACTATCGGGGAAGGCTCCAGGAGTGTGTCGCGAGAGAGAATCTCGGTGAGCTTGAGTATGCCTTCAGCCAGACAGGTCCGGGCAGTTGTCCGGTCTGGACCGCCCGGGTGACAGTCGGGGGAATCCCTCTCGGGGAGGGAAAGGGGCGGACCAAACAGGGAGCGGCAATGCTCGCGGCAAAAGAGGCGCTCAAGCGGCTCGGGAAGGAGTAA
- a CDS encoding DUF362 domain-containing protein codes for MVQQTRRDPTVAVVRCDAYDPDEVDAAVRRALGLLGGIERFISSGERVLLKPNLLQGQDPERCVTTHPTIVAAVARILAEHGCPALIADSPGAGVIYSEANLRRAYSRAGYTAVAEETGALLNYDTSSVVVPYPEGELITQFPIITPAVEADAIVVVSKAKTHMWTRMTGATKNLFGLIPGLEKPVFHFRFQDEYAFGRMLVDLNECMKPRLQIVDAVIGMEGDGPQSGNPRKIGVILAGSDYAAVDTVLARLIGMDPLEIGSIRSAAARGLLDPAAVRTVGDDPAEFAVPDFRKPSTYAGGRAGIWRRVLLAVVQRFGRIYAPRPGVVAQSCVGCRKCERICPVQAITITEGRATIDLTRCIRCYCCHEMCTEHAIALSRSLAGRLLARLLG; via the coding sequence ATGGTGCAGCAGACCAGGCGCGATCCGACCGTCGCGGTCGTCCGGTGCGATGCCTATGATCCGGATGAGGTCGATGCAGCCGTTCGGCGCGCGCTCGGTCTCCTCGGTGGAATTGAACGGTTCATCTCATCGGGAGAGAGGGTGCTCCTCAAACCAAACCTCCTGCAGGGGCAGGATCCGGAGCGGTGCGTCACCACCCACCCGACCATCGTCGCCGCCGTTGCCCGAATCCTTGCGGAGCACGGATGCCCGGCTCTCATCGCCGACAGCCCGGGGGCTGGAGTCATCTACAGCGAGGCAAATCTCCGGCGGGCGTACTCGCGTGCCGGGTATACGGCGGTTGCGGAGGAGACGGGCGCTCTCTTAAACTACGATACCTCTTCTGTGGTCGTCCCATATCCTGAGGGCGAGTTGATAACCCAATTTCCCATCATCACTCCCGCCGTCGAGGCCGATGCAATCGTGGTCGTCTCGAAAGCGAAGACGCACATGTGGACCCGAATGACGGGTGCGACAAAGAACCTCTTCGGTCTCATCCCTGGACTTGAGAAACCGGTCTTTCATTTTCGGTTCCAGGACGAGTACGCCTTTGGGAGGATGCTCGTCGACTTAAACGAGTGTATGAAGCCCCGGCTCCAGATTGTGGATGCCGTGATAGGTATGGAGGGGGACGGCCCTCAGTCGGGGAACCCGAGGAAGATCGGGGTGATCCTCGCCGGGAGCGATTATGCGGCCGTGGACACGGTCCTCGCCCGGCTCATCGGGATGGACCCGCTCGAGATCGGGAGTATCCGGAGCGCGGCCGCCCGCGGACTTCTCGATCCCGCGGCTGTCCGGACGGTCGGCGATGACCCCGCAGAGTTTGCAGTCCCGGACTTTCGGAAACCCTCGACCTACGCCGGGGGCAGGGCGGGTATTTGGCGGCGGGTGCTGCTTGCCGTCGTCCAGCGGTTCGGGAGGATCTACGCCCCCCGCCCCGGTGTGGTTGCTCAGTCGTGCGTCGGGTGCCGGAAGTGCGAGCGAATCTGTCCGGTGCAGGCGATTACCATCACCGAAGGCAGAGCGACGATCGATCTAACACGCTGTATTCGGTGCTACTGCTGCCACGAGATGTGCACCGAGCACGCCATCGCCCTCTCCCGGAGCCTTGCCGGACGGCTCCTCGCCCGCCTGCTCGGGTGA